A section of the Oryza sativa Japonica Group chromosome 1, ASM3414082v1 genome encodes:
- the LOC107275263 gene encoding CBL-interacting protein kinase 11 isoform X1 — protein MMDGRSILMGRYEVGKQLGQGTFAKVYYARNLTTGQAVAIKMINKDKVMKVGLMEQIKREISIMRLVKHPNVLQLFEVMASKSKIYFVLEYAKGGELFNKIAKEGKLSEDSARRYFHQLINAVDYCHSRGVYHRDLKPENLLLDENENLKVSDFGLSALAESKRQDGLLHTTCGTPAYVAPEVLSRKGYDGAKADVWSCGVILFVLVAGYLPFHDPNLIEMYRKICRADFRCPRYFSAELKDLIHKILDSDPSTRISIPRIKRSTWYRKPVEINAKNSEAATTNSISSGVATTSGSAECSTSEENQGSLSLPNLNAFDIISLSTGFNLSGFFEDTHGHQEERFTTRQPVTTVLGKLKELAKRLKLKVKKKDNGVLRLAAPKEGKKGFLELDAEIFEVTPSFLLVELKKTNGDTMEYRKLVKEDIRPALKDIVWVWQGDEHLNSQSILQGEQQQSPLPPELPQDQLQPSLPQQEKQDMPEPPLLPQVPQEEVQTSIPAEQTKN, from the coding sequence ATGATGGATGGGAGGTCAATCTTGATGGGCCGTTATGAGGTTGGGAAGCAATTAGGACAAGGAACATTTGCAAAGGTGTATTATGCACGAAATCTTACTACCGGCCAAGCTGTTGCCATAAAGATGATCAACAAGGATAAGGTCATGAAAGTTGGGCTAATGGAGCAAATAAAGAGGGAGATTTCAATTATGAGATTGGTGAAACATCCAAATGTTCTTCAGTTATTTGAGGTTATGGCTAGCAAGAGCAAGATTTATTTTGTTCTGGAGTATGCTAAAGGTGGTGAGCTTTTCAACAAAATTGCTAAGGAGGGAAAGCTCAGTGAGGATTCTGCGAGGAGATATTTCCACCAATTGATCAATGCAGTTGACTATTGCCATAGTCGAGGTGTTTATCATCGTGACTTAAAGCCTGAAAATCTGCTCCTGGATGAGAATGAAAACCTTAAAGTCTCAGATTTTGGTTTAAGTGCCCTGGCTGAGTCCAAGAGGCAAGATGGTCTCCTGCATACTACATGTGGAACTCCAGCTTATGTTGCTCCTGAAgttcttagcaggaaaggctatgaTGGTGCAAAGGCAGATGTATGGTCTTGTGGAGTAATTTTGTTTGTGCTTGTGGCTGGTTACCTTCCTTTCCATGATCCAAATTTGATAGAGATGTACAGAAAGATTTGCAGAGCAGACTTCAGATGCCCTCGTTACTTTTCTGCTGAGCTGAAGGATCTTATACATAAAATCCTTGATTCAGATCCAAGTACTAGGATTTCTATCCCAAGGATAAAGAGAAGTACTTGGTACAGAAAACCAGTTgaaataaatgctaaaaacaGTGAGGCAGCCACAACAAACAGCATCTCTTCAGGTGTAGCTACAACCTCAGGTTCTGCAGAGTGCAGCACTTCTGAGGAAAATCAAGGGTCCTTAAGCCTCCCAAACCTGAATGCATTTGACATAATTTCTCTCTCAACAGGGTTTAATCTATCTGGGTTTTTTGAGGATACGCATGGTCACCAGGAAGAACGGTTTACCACTAGGCAGCCTGTGACAACAGTACTTGGAAAGCTGAAGGAATTGGCCAAACGCCTGAAACTAAAAGTTAAGAAGAAGGATAATGGAGTTTTGAGATTGGCAGCACCAAAGGAAGGAAAGAAGGGCTTTCTTGAACTTGATGCAGAGATTTTTGAGGTCACCCCTTCATTCCTCTTAGTTGAGTTGAAAAAGACCAACGGGGATACTATGGAGTATCGAAAGCTGGTCAAAGAAGATATAAGGCCAGCACTCAAGGATATTGTTTGGGTGTGGCAAGGTGATGAGCACCTGAACTCACAATCTATCCTGCAAGGAGAGCAGCAGCAGTCCCCATTGCCACCAGAGCTACCACAGGATCAGTTGCAACCATCATTGCCACAACAGGAGAAGCAGGACATGCCTGAACCACCGTTGTTGCCACAAGTACCACAAGAAGAAGTGCAAACATCTATCCCCGCAGAACAAACAAAGAATTAG
- the LOC4327578 gene encoding uncharacterized protein: MSEKQESMAKLLPDDVLTIILRCLAPHDLAMSRCVCKLWCTIIDTHRMLRVDLLPHSVGGIFINFHDLGLSEFFARPSTGPTISGNINYLPLTSIVRGHCNGLLLLYSHISRPGMKQFYVVNPATRQWVQLPPPPRPDIGIMHLDNLYLAFDPTLSSHFEVFQIPYVDVFRHRSELNPAIEGIEWPPSTCVLHVFSTRTRQWEERSFVREGEAAGSLAIIRRDFPNFLHNAVYCRGVLYVRCQTNFVMRISLSDGKYRIIKPPVEIERYEESNIYMGLSQKRVYCTFFDDPDIIYILDESYGKMEWVQKNAISCLVIHAFQQTDGPWTLQDITIMNILMRTDMTTVRQ, from the exons ATGTCAGAAAAGCAGGAGTCCATGGCAAAGCTTCTGCCTGACGATGTGCTTACAATCATCCTCCGTTGTCTTGCGCCACATGACCTTGCCATGTCTCGCTGTGTCTGCAAACTCTGGTGCACCATCATCGACACTCATCGCATGCTGCGTGTGGACCTCCTCCCACACTCAGTAGGCGGCATATTCATCAACTTTCATGATCTAGGCTTGTCAGAATTCTTCGCCCGCCCCTCGACAGGCCCCACAATATCTGGCAACATCAACTATTTGCCTCTCACATCCATAGTTAGGGGCCACTGCAATGGGCTCCTCTTGCTTTACAGCCATATCAGTCGTCCCGGCATGAAGCAGTTTTATGTGGTTAACCCGGCTACAAGACAGTGGGTGCAATTGCCTCCACCTCCAAGGCCTGATATTGGGATCATGCACTTAGACAATTTGTACCTTGCCTTTGACCCCACCTTGTCGTCACACTTTGAGGTATTTCAAATCCCCTATGTTGATGTCTTCCGCCATCGCTCTGAGTTGAATCCTGCAATAGAGGGAATAGAATGGCCACCGTCAACATGCGTTCTGCATGTTTTCTCAACAAGGACAAGGCAATGGGAGGAGAGATCATTTGTTCGAGAAGGGGAGGCTGCAGGATCTTTGGCTATCATACGACGAGATTTTCCAAATTTTCTGCACAATGCTGTCTACTGTCGGGGAGTACTTTATGTACGCTGTCAAACCAACTTTGTAATGAG AATATCTTTGTCAGATGGCAAGTATCGAATAATTAAACCACCAGTAGAGATTGAACGGTACGAGGAGTCAAATATTTATATGGGACTATCACAGAAGAGGGTGTACTGTACATTCTTTGATGATCCAGACATAATTTATATTCTTGATGAATCGTACGGAAAAATGGAGTGGGTGCAGAAGAACGCTATTAGCTGTCTGGTCATACATGCATTTCAGCAAACTGATGGGCCCTGGACCTTACAAGATATAACTATCATGAATATCCTGATGCGTACGGACATGACAACAGTGAGGCAATAG
- the LOC4327579 gene encoding uncharacterized protein, translated as MISTEEDSDSFQDDSEELQMQVTKKTLKRVISLAETFIAIATGILAAAFSAGKDVHLHRHVLAAGGCFLVVTYLSALLLIYMKLFLSDHRRLRRWHVRSLQLLCVTSGASLVATNSLLLVLIGEGNGLLSLNLLPVQGIVGVLAYHATPTEGSARDEAFEAQVKSARKVALFAAATAFAVQTTLVFGAFSNAALQAMGGRRLDLSVSFLASALSVFLVVATCMPLGFRNQGARDKVLSIVRYLKKGVMAVLAVTAVTLGQEFLGGAAALALFPEITVAAMYYAVSMPADEAAAAADRKMEVLPTVVVATFGFGMLGAAYAALFGTPEYDLYTKALAFTLLTAVVSSLGRVAGPLCNAQRDKSSAAWVTFLSSILPIVEMLVAVPLAAKVMVDFLAVPGNG; from the exons ATGATCTCTACGGAAGAGGACTCTGATTCTTTTCAG GATGACAGCGAGGAACTGCAAATGCAGGTGACAAAGAAGACGTTGAAGCGTGTCATATCACTAGCCGAAACCTTCATCGCCATAGCAACCGGCATCCTCGCGGCAGCTTTCTCGGCAGGCAAAGATGTCCACCTGCACCGCCACGTCCtggccgccggcggctgctTCCTCGTCGTGACATACCTGTCCGCTCTCCTGCTCATCTACATGAAGCTGTTCTTGTCAGATCACAGGCGGCTGCGCCGATGGCACGTCCGGTCCCTGCAGCTCCTGTGCGTGACCAGCGGCGCGTCGCTCGTCGCCACGAACTCCCTGCTCCTCGTCCTCATCGGCGAAGGCAATGGCTTGCTGTCGCTCAACCTGCTGCCCGTGCAGGGCATCGTCGGCGTGCTCGCGTACCACGCGACGCCGACGGAGGGGAGCGCGCGCGACGAGGCGTTCGAGGCGCAGGTCAAGAGCGCCCGCAAGGTCGCGCTGTTCGCGGCGGCCACGGCCTTCGCCGTGCAGACCACGCTCGTGTTTGGCGCGTTCAGCAACGCCGCCCTGCAGGCGATGGGCGGACGCCGGCTGGACCTCTCGGTGTCGTTCCTGGCGTCGGCGCTCAGCGTGTTCTTGGTCGTGGCGACGTGCATGCCGCTCGGGTTCAGGAACCAGGGCGCCAGGGACAAGGTGCTGTCCATCGTGAGGTACCTCAAGAAAGGCGTCATGGCCGTGCTCGCGGTCACCGCGGTGACTCTCGGCCAGGAGTTCCTCGGTGGCGCCGCGGCGCTCGCGCTCTTCCCGGAgatcaccgtcgccgccatgtACTACGCCGTGAGCATGCccgccgacgaggcggccgcggccgctgaCCGCAAGATGGAGGTGCTTCCGACCGTCGTCGTGGCGACGTTCGGCTTCGGGATGCTCGGGGCGGCGTACGCGGCGCTGTTCGGCACGCCGGAGTACGACCTGTACACCAAGGCCCTGGCGTTCACCCTGCTCACCGCCGTCGTGTCCAGCCTGGGCCGCGTGGCGGGGCCGCTCTGCAACGCCCAGCGTGACAAGAGCTCGGCGGCGTGGGTGACATTCCTCAGCAGCATCCTCCCCATCGTGGAGATGCTGGTCGCCGTCCCGCTCGCCGCCAAGGTAATGGTTGATTTTCTCGCCGTTCCTGGTAATGGCTGA
- the LOC4327580 gene encoding uncharacterized protein, translating into MPPNAAEVARPKSPLRGILPQSPLRIKQDGKFYERLLAKERSAASRSFRHYWAAEPGSVPFVWESQPGTPKVDVSRMVAGAVPAITPPPSYLLRHGGKAGAAAPAAPRRRPQGKGKAKTGGKTRYRFKRIKIGFLAGIFRRIALGHVWRRSAASVQVSSLSSRWLFSSAATAPEKAEHLDHDTPAPPPPPRPNTELSTRARARPSLWMLRFRGFRSWSRDDGWA; encoded by the coding sequence ATGCCTCCCaacgcggcggaggtggcgcggcCGAAGAGCCCGCTCCGGGGCATCCTGCCGCAGAGCCCACTCCGGATCAAGCAGGACGGCAAGTTCTACGAGCGGCTCCTCGCCAAGGagaggtcggcggcgagccgCTCCTTCCGCCACTACTGGGCCGCCGAGCCCGGCTCGGTGCCGTTCGTCTGGGAGTCGCAGCCTGGCACGCCCAAGGTCGACGTGTCCCGGATGGTCGCCGGCGCAGTCCCGGCCAtcaccccgccgccgtcgtaccTGCTCCGGCACGGCGGCAaggctggcgcggcggcgccggcggcgccacgccGTCGTCCGCAGGGGAAGGGCAAGGCGAAGACAGGCGGCAAGACGCGGTACAGGTTCAAGCGGATCAAGATCGGCTTCCTCGCCGGCATCTTCCGGAGGATCGCCCTCGGCCACGtgtggcggcggtcggcggcgtcggTCCAGGTCTCGTCGTTGTCAAGCCGGTGGCTCTTCTCCtcggcggccacggcgccgGAGAAGGCCGAACACCTCGACCACGACacgcccgcgccaccgccaccgccaaggCCGAACACCGAGCTGTCCACccgggcgcgcgcgcgtccgaGCCTTTGGATGCTGCGATTTCGCGGATTCCGAAGCTGGAGCCGCGACGACGGTTGGGCGTAG